The nucleotide window GAATTAGCCGCGCCACATCAAATGCCCGGCGCACCCCATTTCGAGGGCAACCATGAATTCCGATGTTTCCGCTTTGCGATCGATCGCCCAGGCCTATTTCGACGCCGCTTATGAGATGGATGCCGAGAAATTTGCACCCCTCTTTGATTCATCCAGTTCCGTTACAAAGATTGGCGCGAACGGCAACGTGAGCGTGACGCCCATTGCAACGTGGCTGGATGCCGTACGCAACGCGCGAGCGCCAAAAGAACAAGGTTTTCAGCGCGACGACCATGTCCTGTCGATCGACGTTGAAAAGGATCTGGCGATCCTGAAACTGAAGTTGCAGGTTCCCCCGCACGCCTTCACGGACATGCTGTCGTGCCTGAGGGTTAATGGAACATGGAAGATCGTCCAGAAGGTGATGACTTCGAGCACGTGACGGTGTCTTCCGGGTGAACGGCTTGTCCACCAACCCTCTGCAAGTGGGGCTGAAAGGTGACCATCAGGAGGGTCTCCTTTGGGTCGGGAGCGGACCTTTCACGTCCAGCGGTCAGGTCGCCCTCGCAAAGATCTTTACCGGAACGAGCTTTTCCGGCCAACGAACACGACAACGACGCCAAAACCAGATGCAACGCCACTTGATGTTTCCGCATGCGCAGCTTGCCCAAAACAGCTTGCGAGCCCTAGGAATAGCCGTTGGCGATGCAGACCCGCACTCAAGACAGAGAACATAGCCTCCAAGGTAAGGCCGCGATCCTCTGCTCAGATCAGTCTCCACCACGAAAGACTTGTCGAGCTGGGCTTTATGCAGAACGGGTAGCTGGTTGCGGAGGCCTCGCTCTGCCTGCGTGACCGCTCGGTAGTTCTTTACCCATTCGTCCGAGCCAATAGGTGCCGGGTTGGCCTTAGCGAGCGCAGCGTGGATTGCCTCCGAGCGTCGGCTAACCTCGGCTTTCCCCAGGGCTTTCAGTTGTCGCCTGCGCTCGCTGTCCACTTCCTTCCCCAAGAAAGAATTGTGTCCGCTTCGGGTCGAAAGCGGACATTACCAAGCCTCGCGTTATGGCTCGCTCTTGTAGCCGGCGACGACGAAGTCCCACAGATC belongs to Dyella terrae and includes:
- a CDS encoding nuclear transport factor 2 family protein, which encodes MNSDVSALRSIAQAYFDAAYEMDAEKFAPLFDSSSSVTKIGANGNVSVTPIATWLDAVRNARAPKEQGFQRDDHVLSIDVEKDLAILKLKLQVPPHAFTDMLSCLRVNGTWKIVQKVMTSST